In a single window of the Terriglobus roseus genome:
- a CDS encoding DUF427 domain-containing protein, whose product MINKTEPESVWDYPRPPRMEPTSRHLRIVHQGIVLADTTRALRILETSHPPVYYLPQADIAMSHVLRSERRSSFCEWKGLATYWDIVIGDVTVRSAAWSYANPAGSYAALKDHLAFYAGIVDECSVDGEVVKPQPGDFYGGWITSQVRGPFKGPPGTMGW is encoded by the coding sequence GTGATCAACAAGACCGAGCCGGAATCAGTATGGGACTATCCGAGACCACCGCGGATGGAGCCGACGTCGCGACATCTACGCATCGTGCACCAGGGAATCGTACTGGCCGATACGACCCGTGCGCTTCGGATCCTGGAGACGAGTCATCCGCCCGTGTACTACCTTCCGCAGGCTGATATCGCGATGTCGCACGTCCTCCGGTCGGAGCGGCGGAGCAGCTTCTGCGAGTGGAAGGGATTGGCAACCTACTGGGATATCGTGATCGGCGATGTCACGGTTCGGAGCGCGGCGTGGAGCTATGCGAACCCGGCCGGATCTTACGCCGCTTTAAAAGACCACCTGGCGTTTTACGCCGGTATCGTCGACGAGTGTTCTGTCGATGGAGAGGTAGTTAAGCCGCAGCCTGGCGACTTCTATGGCGGATGGATCACGTCGCAGGTGCGCGGCCCCTTCAAGGGACCGCCCGGAACGATGGGTTGGTAA